Proteins encoded within one genomic window of Cucumis sativus cultivar 9930 chromosome 3, Cucumber_9930_V3, whole genome shotgun sequence:
- the LOC101206634 gene encoding probable protein phosphatase 2C 75, whose product MTEVHCSMPSGDDEDTPAKCRERRRRRIEMRRLATVSSANPSPSTAHHQKENQTGTSGFEKKRGQKTDGDGNPEISSSSSSGEDVKTVRASPSVPQPVFGMMSVSGRSREMEDAVCVSTCVLGSENFRRQVVHFFAVYDGHGGPHVAALCREKMHVFVQEEFSRVISTRGENESGGGGSSAGEEVKFEEEATWRRVMRRSFERMDEVALSTCACGSVGGQCGCHPMEVALGGSTAVVAVLTPDHIIVANCGDSRAVLCRGGTAIPLSIDHKPDRNDELARIEAAGGRVIFVNGARVEGILAMSRAIGDKYLKSVVISEPEVTFTKRESEDECLILASDGLWDVLPSELACEVARECLQGVAATTTTTTTIDLNAVPQIEEEAAGTSYPSRSALAAALLTRLALGRKSTDNISVIVIDLKRS is encoded by the exons ATGACGGAAGTTCACTGTAGTATGCCTAGCGGAGATGATGAAGATACGCCGGCCAAATGCCGAGAGCGCCGGCGCCGTAGAATAGAGATGAGACGGTTAGCAACAGTATCGTCGGCGAATCCATCGCCTTCTACCGCTCATCACCAGAAAGAGAATCAAACTGGTACTTCCGGTTTTGAGAAGAAGCGTGGTCAGAAAACGGACGGCGACGGTAATCCGGAGATTTCATCGTCTTCGTCATCGGGGGAGGACGTGAAAACTGTGAGAGCTTCACCATCGGTACCCCAGCCGGTTTTTGGGATGATGTCGGTTTCAGGGAGGTCACGTGAGATGGAGGATGCAGTATGTGTGAGCACGTGCGTTCTTGGTTCAGAAAATTTCCGACGGCAAGTGGTGCATTTCTTCGCCGTCTACGATGGACATGGAGGCCCTCAC GTGGCAGCATTATGTAGGGAGAAGATGCACGTGTTCGTACAGGAGGAATTTTCGCGCGTTATTAGCACTCGCGGGGAAAATGAGAGTGGCGGCGGCGGAAGTAGCGCGGGGGAGGAGGTTAAGTTTGAGGAGGAGGCGACTTGGAGAAGAGTGATGCGGCGGAGCTTTGAGAGAATGGACGAAGTGGCACTCAGTACTTGTGCCTGTGGGAGCGTCGGAGGTCAGTGTGGTTGCCATCCCATGGAGGTGGCTCTAGGCGGTTCTACCGCCGTCGTCGCTGTGCTCACGCCGGATCACATAATAGTCGCCAACTGCGGCGATTCACGCGCCGTCCTTTGCCGAGGAGGGACAGCCATTCCGCTTTCTATTGATCACAAG CCTGATAGAAATGATGAGCTAGCAAGGATTGAAGCTGCTGGAGGACGGGTGATTTTCGTAAATGGAGCCCGTGTTGAAGGAATCCTTGCCATGTCCCGTGCGATAG GGGACAAATATCTCAAGTCAGTTGTAATATCGGAACCTGAAGTTACTTTCACCAaaagagaatcagaggatGAATGTTTAATACTTGCTAGCGATGGTCTGTGGGATGTTCTTCCAAGTGAGTTGGCTTGTGAGGTAGCTCGTGAATGTCTCCAAGGAGTGGCagctactactactactactactacaaTAGACCTCAATGCTGTGCctcaaattgaagaagaagcgGCTGGAACTTCTTATCCTTCTCGAAGTGCATTGGCTGCTGCATTGTTAACTCGTCTTGCTTTAGGGCGGAAAAGTACAGACAACATCAGTGTCATAGTTATTGATCTAAAAAGgagttga